The Planctomicrobium piriforme genome includes a window with the following:
- a CDS encoding molybdopterin oxidoreductase family protein has protein sequence MHPFPHGLENDLADLNDAPSQTLPHPAVRAPHYRLQPGLKNASRVTSPLKRSSSGQWVAVDWDTALREFTGRLKEIQWRCGKDSVAVVCPGQLTLEETMLLKALASRGLGMTSPLFDLRAEALPALAAYEQSLGSFLPPYTLSDLEESDALILLGSDLSQTHPALWSRVLRNPNAPELIVVDARSTDTSAKASQHLQVRPGTESLLLNGIARLMIENGWIDRDFISESTDGFLQYAASLNGCDLVSVARRTGLTTRQIELLARTIHERDRVSFWWSTDEIQGIENAALNLALVTGNVCRSGTGANALLSPSSILGPVLLDSLGSLDPIDARKSAAPRPVDAVCSTWESLRDGIESERIKGLWIVSTGSAYQWPDEIIGSDLLARLDFLVVQDLAADQPVCATADLFFPAAEVREKSGAWLSSERRLSAVKAVTTPPGLAQTDFEIFRRIARYWGCGRLLDQWSTPEVVFEALRLATAGMACDLTGVQDAELLIAKSGIQLPYPEQRCDPRNDRRLYEDGRFQTAAGRARFLPEADAVDRPIDDSAATDFPFFLLTVQCAAEDVAEKHCDGLPWIEVHPHDAMRCGIVGDAPVLVESMYGAAPAAALITDDVFPGQILVRLPGSQPAAWLERLFNPDSMEDACQACAVRVSPGA, from the coding sequence ATGCATCCATTTCCCCACGGCCTGGAGAACGACCTCGCCGACCTCAATGACGCACCCTCACAGACGCTGCCTCACCCTGCAGTGCGAGCTCCGCATTATCGTCTGCAGCCAGGCTTGAAGAATGCCTCCCGCGTCACTTCACCGCTGAAGCGTAGCAGCTCCGGACAATGGGTCGCCGTCGACTGGGATACCGCACTGCGTGAATTCACCGGGCGGTTGAAAGAAATTCAGTGGCGCTGCGGCAAAGACTCGGTCGCCGTCGTCTGTCCTGGACAGTTGACTCTTGAAGAAACCATGCTGCTGAAGGCGCTGGCGTCGCGCGGACTCGGCATGACGTCCCCCCTCTTCGATCTCCGGGCGGAGGCGCTCCCCGCACTGGCGGCTTACGAACAATCCTTGGGATCATTTCTCCCCCCATATACATTGTCGGATCTGGAAGAATCGGACGCTCTGATTCTCCTGGGGAGCGACCTTTCACAAACGCATCCCGCGCTCTGGAGCCGCGTCCTCCGCAATCCCAATGCCCCCGAACTCATTGTCGTCGACGCACGGTCGACGGACACCTCTGCCAAAGCCAGCCAGCACCTGCAGGTGCGGCCCGGAACCGAATCGCTGCTGCTCAACGGCATCGCCCGCTTGATGATCGAGAACGGCTGGATCGACCGCGACTTTATCAGCGAATCGACCGACGGATTTCTTCAATATGCCGCTTCGCTCAATGGCTGTGATCTGGTCAGCGTGGCCCGGCGAACAGGTCTGACGACGCGTCAAATCGAACTCCTCGCGCGAACGATCCACGAGCGCGATCGGGTCTCCTTCTGGTGGTCGACCGACGAAATTCAGGGAATCGAAAACGCCGCATTGAATCTGGCACTGGTGACCGGCAACGTCTGTCGTTCGGGCACGGGTGCAAATGCCTTACTGTCTCCCAGCAGCATCCTTGGTCCGGTGCTGCTGGACTCGCTGGGTTCGCTCGACCCGATCGATGCTCGCAAGTCGGCTGCTCCACGTCCTGTCGATGCAGTCTGTTCCACCTGGGAGTCTCTGCGAGACGGCATTGAAAGCGAGCGCATCAAGGGGCTCTGGATCGTGTCAACCGGTTCGGCCTATCAATGGCCGGATGAAATCATCGGCAGCGATCTGCTCGCGCGTCTCGATTTTCTGGTCGTACAGGATCTTGCCGCGGACCAGCCGGTCTGTGCAACGGCGGACCTGTTCTTTCCAGCAGCGGAAGTGCGTGAAAAATCGGGAGCCTGGCTCAGTAGCGAACGGCGGCTGTCGGCAGTGAAAGCCGTGACCACGCCGCCGGGCCTCGCTCAGACCGACTTTGAGATCTTCCGCCGCATCGCCCGTTATTGGGGCTGCGGGCGGCTGCTTGACCAGTGGAGTACCCCTGAAGTTGTCTTCGAAGCCTTACGTCTCGCGACCGCAGGCATGGCTTGCGACCTCACCGGCGTACAGGATGCCGAGTTGCTGATCGCGAAGAGCGGCATTCAACTTCCCTATCCGGAACAGCGCTGCGATCCGCGAAATGATCGCCGTTTGTACGAAGACGGCAGATTCCAGACTGCAGCGGGCAGGGCACGATTTCTGCCTGAGGCCGACGCGGTCGACCGTCCCATTGACGACAGTGCCGCAACCGACTTTCCCTTCTTTCTATTGACGGTGCAGTGTGCCGCAGAGGACGTGGCCGAGAAACATTGCGACGGGCTTCCCTGGATCGAAGTTCATCCTCACGATGCCATGCGGTGTGGCATCGTCGGAGATGCGCCGGTTCTCGTCGAGTCGATGTATGGCGCTGCACCCGCCGCCGCACTGATCACCGATGATGTCTTTCCGGGACAGATCCTCGTTCGACTCCCCGGCTCTCAGCCGGCCGCATGGCTGGAACGTCTGTTCAATCCTGATTCCATGGAAGACGCCTGCCAGGCCTGTGCGGTCCGGGTCTCGCCGGGTGCGTAA
- a CDS encoding SDR family NAD(P)-dependent oxidoreductase: protein MNSKLKQAMTLGGLALASGLIARHAFRQARWFDYRGKVAVVTGGSRGLGLVLARELVDRGARVAITARTQTDLDAALLELRDRGGDVTAIACDVRDPVAVEAMIADVLNTFGTIDVLFNVAGIIEVGPLDAMTLDDFQNSMATNCWGALHTALTVLPEMRRRRTGRIVNVASLGGKRAVPHLLPYAASKFALVGLSNGLRTELAKEGILVTTICPSLMNTGSPRNAIFKGQNRKEYAWFSIGDSLPGMSMDARRAALQILRACQYGDREVIVHEPWNIAIRLQSLTPGLTQELLCWMDRVLPEMGGIGQRAARGYESQSTLSESWLTARSQQAAVENNEMRPHP, encoded by the coding sequence ATGAATTCGAAACTGAAACAGGCCATGACGCTCGGAGGGCTGGCCCTTGCCAGCGGGTTGATTGCAAGGCACGCGTTCCGGCAAGCCCGGTGGTTCGACTATCGCGGTAAAGTCGCGGTGGTGACTGGCGGAAGCCGAGGCCTGGGCCTCGTCCTCGCTCGCGAACTGGTCGATCGCGGCGCTCGGGTAGCGATCACGGCGAGAACTCAAACCGATCTCGATGCCGCTCTGCTCGAACTGCGTGATCGCGGCGGAGACGTGACGGCCATTGCTTGCGATGTCCGCGATCCCGTGGCCGTTGAGGCGATGATCGCAGACGTCTTGAATACATTTGGAACGATCGACGTTCTTTTCAACGTCGCCGGGATCATCGAAGTCGGCCCGCTCGATGCGATGACGCTGGATGATTTTCAGAACTCAATGGCGACCAACTGCTGGGGCGCGCTCCACACTGCCCTGACGGTGCTGCCGGAAATGCGTCGCCGCCGGACAGGCCGCATCGTCAATGTCGCCTCATTGGGCGGCAAACGGGCGGTCCCGCATCTATTGCCGTATGCCGCCAGCAAGTTTGCTCTTGTCGGCCTTTCGAACGGCCTGCGGACCGAACTCGCCAAAGAAGGGATTCTCGTCACGACCATCTGTCCCAGCCTGATGAACACCGGCAGTCCCCGCAACGCGATCTTCAAGGGCCAGAATCGCAAGGAATATGCGTGGTTCAGCATCGGCGACTCGCTGCCGGGGATGTCGATGGACGCCCGACGCGCTGCTCTCCAAATACTGCGGGCCTGTCAGTACGGTGACCGTGAAGTGATCGTCCATGAACCCTGGAACATTGCGATCAGGCTGCAGTCACTCACGCCCGGACTGACGCAGGAACTGCTCTGCTGGATGGATCGCGTATTGCCCGAGATGGGTGGCATCGGCCAGCGCGCTGCCCGCGGCTATGAAAGTCAGTCGACGCTCTCTGAGTCGTGGCTGACGGCTCGCAGCCAGCAGGCCGCTGTGGAGAACAATGAGATGAGACCACATCCGTAG